The Arachis ipaensis cultivar K30076 chromosome B10, Araip1.1, whole genome shotgun sequence DNA window AATTGTGTTTGACAAAAGAGACATGGATAGAGATATTGTATTTAGAgttagagacactgaattagtgtattttatatCCATCCGAATAAAAAAAACACAAAGACAATAACAAAagacacaatttatttttatttttttattatttttattaattttttataattatattttttactattatatttttatctcaaattttttgaataaaaaaataaaaataaactaaatttttataatttattttaaattactaaacagaatataaaaatataaaattttatatttttgtcttttatattttatttttattatcttgttttatcttattttcataAATATGCACCCTAAAGGAACAAATGGCCCATCCATCTTAACCATTAGCTTAAGCCACTTTCACTATTATTGGCTACACTTGGCTAAAACAAGCTGTTGACAAGTCATCCTCTAATAACCACATATATGTTGCTGGCTTACTGCAGTCCCTTTACGTAATTTTAACTGGCAAAATAGGGATGTTTTTGGTATTTCAAAACACACATCAAGATAAAATAATGACCATCAACCCAACCATACATGTCATATCGGTATACCAATAAAGTAATTGACACATGTGAACAGTTTCCGTAGGAGAAGAAACAGTCTTCGACGGAATACGAAATGAACACGCCACCACCTTGCACCTTGATCTTTTCATTCATTTCTAATATCTCTTGATCTCTCTATAAATACCAACTTTAAAGTGTAATGCTTCCCATCCTCTCAGGCTTGATTGGAGCTATTAACACCCACAAATATCTTGTCATCATTCAATTAGAAATAATGCCCTTCCTGAGTGCCTTGAAATTGATGTCATTTTCTAGTGTGCTAATAATATTTTTATGCCTCATGTTCTCCAACTTCGCTGCTGCAGGCCTTAACCCTGCGGACTATAAACTCGGTATGTCCTCCTTTTTAATTTTGGAACACCATTCATAAGTTTCCAACACCCCAATTTaaataacaatatatataagTGGAGATTCACTTACACTGCTTGTAAATTTTGTCATATTTACATagtcaaataattttttataggTTATGAACTTTAACAACTCAATTTTTGAATCTTAACATCAGTAAAGCTAGGcgatataaattttaatttattaatattagTCAATACTTTAANNNNNNNNNNNNNNNNNNNNNNNNNNNNNNNNNNNNNNNNNNNNNNNNNNNNNNNNNNNNNNNNNNNNNNNNNNNNNNNNNNNNNNNNNNNNNNNNNNNNNNNNNNNNNNNNNNNNNNNNNNNNNNNNNNNNNNNNNNNNNNNNNNNNNNNNNNNNNNNNNNNNNNNNNNNNNNNNNNNNNNNNNNNNNNNNNNNNNNNNNNNNNNNNNNNNNNNNNNNNNNNNNNNNNNNNNNNNNNNNNNNNNNNNNNNNNNNNNNNNNNNNNNNNNNNNNNNNNNNNNNNNNNNNNNNNNNNNNNNNNNTAAGTTTtaaattttctattatttttaattttatatgttttttttttttacatttatttCTTTATATGGTACAGGGCGAAAGCTTTTCCATGTGGCACTCCCAACATATCTCCCATCTGGTGGTGGCGGAGGATATGTTCCATCAAACAACGGTGGAGGATGGCATAAACCAACATATCCATGATTGGAGAAATAACCAATGGCCCGTAGCCGTGCATCCAGTTTACTCCCCCATACTTAgctaatataaattaataaattgaacatgtcACAGTTTGAGATATAATAACCCTAATCATTATGTTTCGTGCAtgtttgtattagaattgtaatAAACGGAGTTTGTTTTCTTTGAAACTGCTTAGTTAATTATTTAGTATTTACAGCTTATGAAAATCTCATTCTCCCACGTATTTTGCAATTATTATTAGTACTCGCATCGGCCGTGTATATGTCGATGGCAAAGTGCCAGAATATATGTTAATATAGGAACCGGTTAGAGTATGCCATTGTATTGAGCGGAACGTGATATTCTATTTTTCTCCACCATTgagatataatataattattttgtcaatttttagcaaatcgatggtgatTTAATATCTAATGATCTGAGAGCGAAATCTACTTTTTTTTTGCAGGTACCAGTTTTTTAAAAGTACATCAAAGCGTCTTCGATTAGATGGAAATTGGGAATAAAGACAaaagtaaagttttcgaaaaaagaacaaactgaaaataaaaaggttcgcgttgaaattaaaagaaaacagtAAAATGCCTTCGACTGTGTCAAAGGACTTTGGCATGAAAATCTTAAATGCGGAAGGTATGAAAAacttggaagtcctatcctagttatccttatcgatggtgatgaggattgagtttaatcccacttagttaacctttactaaagcataggaaagtcaagtggactaattattttgatcttcaggtcctagccaattcctaagaaagggctagagttattggaattcaattcaattagcaaaataacaattatcaatcacgatgagtttgataactcaagagtctccaattaatcaattaaagccaagaatataaaaagctaaataagaatcataaacctgaaatacctcagtttatattaaataaagaaaatcctaacacgaatcgttcataagccaatttggcaacataagtaattaacaaataaaagcattaaagtgtctgaaagtagaagagaaacataaagcaaaagaaatattgaacctgtgactgaagatgaattgaactaaactaatagaaatcctaaaatcataaatcctaagagagaggagagaacctctctctctaaaaactacatctaatcctaaaaattatgaattgtgagttaaatctcatgaatggatgcattcccccactttatagcctctaatatgtgttttctgggccgaaaactggatcaaaaatagctcagaaatcgcccctagcgcattctggtacgtacaggtcgcggaaaagtgacgcagaagcgtcgtccacgcgtttgcgtggattgcgtttctgccaggtcacgtgttcgcgtgatccacgcgttcgcgtcacctggcttcgaggcagctatggcaaattatatatcgttgtgaagccccagatgttagctttctaacacaactggaatcgcatcatttggacctctgtagctcaagttatggtcgatttagtaccaagaggtcaggctggacagctttagcagttccttcagtttcttgtattccttccacttttgcatgcttcctttccatcctctaagccattcctgccctgtaatccctgaaatgacttaacacacatatcaaggcatcgaatggtaataggagaggattaataattagcaatttaaaggccaaagaagcatgttttcaatcatagcacaaaatcaggaaggaaaatataaaacatgcgaattgtatgaataagtgggcaaggacttcataaaaaccactcaattgagcataagataaatcataaaataatgatttatcaacctcctcacatttaaacattagcatgtcctcatgctaagctcaagagaagctataaaggggtgaaaaggaatgatagaatgtatgaaatgcaacctatctatatgaatgcaactacatgcagaatgtttctacctacttggttaaaagtaaataaatcttccaagaacatacatgaactggatttcactaattcaaatcacaaaataaagtacaagtgaacttgcagaagaaaatagatcatgaaagccgggaacaaagaatcgagtgtcgaacctcaccggaagtgtatacactctaatcactcaagtgtttgaggtttgattctctcaattctctactaaccttgctttctaaggcttgctcttcatctaataatcaacaaaaatttaatgcacagatacacatatcaagaggtcttttaagggttgtaattgggttacggtcaaggtaggattgtatttggctaagtggactaaaatctgaatccttaattaacttaaactttccacctaacttagacaatccatgtaatcaaaatacaaaatctaactgtccattaaccatattttccacatattcatgcattctaatttcaagtacggtacatatgcattgctttcaccacttactttggggtaatttatccccttttattatttgctatttttcttttctttttctttttctttttatatatatatttctttttcttttatttttctcaatgcatatgattaaattattgaatgcatgaacatgtcctaaacatttctttcacattttcataaagatatataacacccaattctcaaaccaaatgtttcgaaacccacttttccccacacttaattcatgaacactctcactagtctaagctaaccaaggattcaaattaaagacattattgtttttcgcttagagttaatgatgtgctaaagtaaagaacaaggggtataataggctcaagattggtttgcaagggataatgaaaggtaaggccatatgggtatgtaagctcagtaaaacaaaggcctcaatcatataagtgcatgcatacatcaaacaatggaaatatagaatcaagcaagacaaagatcacaattttagagagaaaaaatacacactaaaacaaaattttggttgataaaatgcaaccaattcaaataggcttaaaatctcacaggttttgtgtgttcgagctctaaaccatgttccaaaataatatttcttcaaacaagtttttcaaaaagttttaattcaaattagtgaaatgctataaaaagtttcttgaaaaagaaaatatttcttcaaccaagtggtaaaatatgcacaaaatcaaacaaatatgcaatcaaacatgtaaatgcaacaactaacaaggaaaaataaaccattggtgttgagatagaagagtaactaacccatggagatcgatatcgaccttaccacacttaaagattgcacggtcctcggtgcatgctgagatgtactagtggacgggttgctacaactgacgcttgtagatagAGGCACCTTAGCTGgaggtctcttggttcctctccgtgccggtgtcttgtcagtggtcttctcttttcctttcttggtacccatgcctaaggaagaggaaaaaggaagagtgtgagatatagaaaactaagaccggaaggga harbors:
- the LOC107624287 gene encoding uncharacterized protein LOC107624287 isoform X2 — translated: MLPILSGLIGAINTHKYLVIIQLEIMPFLSALKLMSFSSVLIIFLCLMFSNFAAAGLNPADYKLGRKLFQGSEYPSYPTYGGGGGYVPPNNGYL
- the LOC107624287 gene encoding uncharacterized protein LOC107624287 isoform X1 codes for the protein MLPILSGLIGAINTHKYLVIIQLEIMPFLSALKLMSFSSVLIIFLCLMFSNFAAAGLNPADYKLGRKLFHVALPTYLPSGGGGGYVPSNNGGGWHKPTYP